Genomic DNA from Carnobacterium gallinarum DSM 4847:
ATCAAAACGACTATGAAGGCGCCAATGATTATTCTCGTTGAACTGTTTTGTTAATTCTTTAGCATATTTCCAAGCAACAATCATTTGACAACCTCCTTAGTAGCTAAGATAAACTATTTTTATTTAAGTCAATTAAACAGTCATTCCTAATTTTTTTGCATAAGCAACAATGGCTTTTTCAAAGCATTCGATTGGTGGATGAACAGTTCCAGCACCAATTTGACCAGCACCGGCTTTTTTATTAGCAATTCCAGTGTTAATGACTGGAGTAATCCCAGTTTCAACAACTTTACGCGCATCAATTCCTAGGCAAATTCCTTGGAAATCCCATGTTGGAACGGTAAAATTAGGATTTTGATCAATTACAATTTCCAACATTTCATTACTGATAGATAGGGCATCATGGAAGCCTCCAGTCCCAATAAAACGTGTGACTGCAGGAGCGGCGATCATAGCCATCCCACCAACACCGAAAGTTTCAGTAATCGCACTATCTCCCATATCCGGGCTTGCATCTTCACCTGTAAAACCAGTGAAATATAGACCTTGAGGTGTATTTACTGGTCCAGTAAACCATTCATCACCCATCCCACTAATACGGATTCCAAAGTTTTCACCATTACGACACATTGCAGTAACGATGGTTCCTTCTTCAATCATTCGTGCGCCATCCATCACAGCTTTAGCAGCAGCCATCATAATATTTAAGAAAAATTGATCTGTATCTGCTAAGAATTTAATCACTGCTTGACGATTGTTATCATCCATATCTAGTCCAACAATAATTGGTGCCATTTCTTTTAAAAATGCTAATGATGCTGCAATATTACGTTGATGGAATTCATCTCCCATGGCAATCGCTTTAGCAATTAAAACATTTAAGTTCACACCATTTTCTAGGGTTTGTAATGCTTGACTCAACGTTGGTCCTAAAACATCACGCATCCAACGTAGACGTTCAACCACTTCTTCTGAATAGGCACCAAAGCGTAAAACAGCTCCAATTCCTTCATTCATCGTACAATATGCAAAATTTTGATCAGTTTTATTTTCAACAATAAAGACTGGCATATTTCCAGAAGTGATTCCTCCCATTGGTCCCACAGCATCAAAATGATGACAGGGCATAAATTCAACTTTTCCGTCTTCTAATAAAGCTCGAGCGCTGGCTTCATCAGCCGCCCATTCTTCAAATAAAACAGCTCCGATACAAGAACCTTTCATTGGATCAGGCATATTTTCCCATTTGATTGGTGGGCCTGCATGTAATAATACTTTTCCTTCTAAAACAGGAATTACTTGTTTTGCTGGAACAACATCTAATAAAAATGGTGATGATGCCACTATTTTTGCTGCAACAGCTTTATTTGCTTCATCAATTGTTTGATACGTCATGGGTATAGCCTCCTAATAATTTAAAAACGAATGGTTTTTTGAATGTAATCTTTTATCTAATTACGCTTTTTTATAGTTATTTAAGAAATACAAAACTTTTTGAAGTGTTACATCGCCACCGGCAGCTGGTCTCCAGTCAAATTGCACAGCTTTTCCACCAGTCTCACGAATTGCTTCGGAGAAACTTTTTAGCCCAATATTAATTACGCTTGGTTGAGTTGTCAATAATGCCAATACTTTATCTGAGACTTCAGGAATAGCTATTTCGACAGTTGAATCTGGTGCTGTAATTGTTTTATCTGGATCATTGACGTAATGACCTAACATAGCTAAACCAGTACGAACAGCTTTATTGTTACTTTCACAGACAATTACGCCGGCTTCTGTTAAAATTTCTTGTTGACGTACTAAGTTTTGAGGATCGCTTGTTGTTCCAACTACTGTTCCTAAAACAACTAATTCACGACCAGCTGCTTTAGCTTTTGCCTTAACTTCTTTAATAGCGGGAGCCAACTCACTAGCCATATCCATATGGGCACCATAACCTAAAACAACATCTACTAAAATAATAGCTGTTTCAGCATCATCAGCCGCTTGTTTAATCATTTCAATACGTTTTTCTGGGTCGATCATTGGATGAGGTTTTCCTTGGGTATACATATCGTCACCTAAATCAATGACTTCATTACCTTCTGTTTTTAGAACAAAACCATCTTGTTTAATTAAGCCAGCTTTTAAATGTAATGCATCCGCAATCAACATTCCCGCTTCACTAGCTAATGTTCCGCCAGAGTAATAACCTTTCAAATGTTTTTGTGAAGGTTGAAGCGTTACTTTTGGAACGCTAACCGTTTCATCTAATGCTGCAATTGCTTTGCCATTTAACAAATCAACAGCAATCTTAGCTGTTTCTTCTAACGTATAAGCAAAATAAAGATTTTCTTCATGATGAGTTGGTTTTTCACCTAGGAAAATAGCTACTACTGGTTTTGATACTTTTCTTAATAAAGCCACAACTTTATCACGAACTGCTTTTGCAGGTGGCTTAGAAATAACGACAATAATATCTGTTTGAGGATCTTTTTCTAAAGCAGCAATGCTATCCAGCATCGTAATTCCACCAATTTTTTCAGATAAATCACGTCCACCCGTTCCAATTGCATTTGTAACTCCAGCACCTAATTTATCGATAATTGTTGAAACTTCTTGAATCCCTGTACCTGAAGCTCCGACAATCCCAATTTTGCCAGGACGGACGATATTCGTAAAGGCCATTGGAACACCATTGATAATTCCTGTTCCACAATCTGGTCCCATTACTAACAAGCCTTTTTCATGGGCCTTTTGTTTCAAATGCAATTCATCTTCAATCGACATATTGTCACTGAAAATAAAAACATTTAACTCTTCATCTAAAGCTTTTTCAGCTTCTAAAGCAGCATAAGTTCCTGGAATCGATAACAAGGCCATATTTGCATCAGCCCCCATTTTAATTGCTTTATCCCAAGTTCGTGCAGCTTCATCAGCAGTTTCATTAGAAGAAGTTGCTTGAGAAAGTAAAAATTCATCAACTTCAGCTAAAACAGCATCAATAATTGAGGCATCTTCAGTATCTAAAACAATAGCTAAATCATTTGCAGAAGCATCTTCAAGTTCTGGAGTGCGTAAGCCGCTGCCACCCATGATATCTTTATTAGCAGGTGTCCCCATCATAATTGACACACGCTCAATTCCATCCATTGTGCTAATTTTATTGGTTAACAACATTAATACTACAGAATCTTGATAAGCATTTTCTTTAATAATTGTGTGTAACATTCCAATTCCTCGCAATCTTTTTATAGTTTAAAAGTTATTCAGCAAATTTATTTTTATGATCGTAACGATCAAAGTGAATGGCATCACCTGTCAGATAGTCATAAATATCATCAACAATTTCAATCCCATTTTTTTCATAATTTTCTTCTCTTTGACGTCCACGTTCACCAGGATAATTAACTTCAGTGAATCCTTCACTTGGTTTAATTTCTTTTAATTCATCCAACATTTGACTAATATTCGCTTTAAATAGGTCTAAATCAGTAAAGTTGGCTGGATTTATGACAATATGCAACTGACCTAGTTCCCGTCCAGCTGATAAATCATGATACATAGAACTCACATGTTTTCCAAAGGGTAATCCCAATAAAATACCTGAAAGAACATCTACCATCATCATTAAGCCATAACCTTTTGGACCAGCAATCGGCAATAAAGCATTGACTTTAGTTGAATCCGTTGTTGAATTTCCCTCTGCATCTACTGCCCAATTATCAGGAATTGCTTCATTTCTTGAGCGAGCATGTAAAATTTTTCCCCATGCTTGAACCGTTGTTGCCATATCAAAGGTAATCATACGTTCATCTTGGCTAGGAGCTGCAAAAGCAATTGGATTTGTTCCAAAATAAGCTTCACTTCCACCAAAAGGTACAACCATTGGATCTGATTGACAAACGGAAATCCCAATTAAATCTTCTTTAGCTGCCATTTCCACAAAATAAGCTAAGGCTCCGCTGTGGGACATATTTCGTACACCAACTACAGCTAAGCCAGTTTCTTTAGCCATTGTAATTGCTTCATCCATCGCTAATTTTGCGGCAACATGACCTGCTCCATTATCGGCTTCAAAGATTCCACAACTTGGAGCCGTTTTTCTAAAACTAAAATCTGGATTATTCGTAATTCCACCTTTAGCAATTCGCTCTGAGTAATATTCTACCCGAACTGCCCCATGTGAATGAATCCCACGTGCATCTGCAAAAGTTAAGACATCACTGACAATCCCCGCTTGGTCTTTTGGCAAACCTGCTGCTTCGATTTTATCTTGCATTAATTGATGTAGTTTTTCTTTGGTTACTTTCATATCTCTCTCCCCACTATTCTATTTTATTAGTCCCAATAGACTTTATTCATCTAGTAAGTACTATTTCTTACTAGCTAATTTTCAATTTTATTTAGCCAGTTCCTTTTCCCCAAAAGCACTAGCTTTGTCGTATCGATCAAAATGAATGGTTTCACTAGTTAAATAATCATAAATTTCTTTAACAATTGGAATCCCTTCTTTTTTATATTTTTCAGCAACTATTTCAGACAATTCACCTGGATAAAGAACTTGATCAAATCCAGCAGCTGGTTTAGTTTCGTGTAATTCTTCCACCATCTGATTGACATCCGTTTTGAATTTATCTAAATCAGTAAAGAAACTAGGATTAATGATAATATGCAATTGTCCTAAATTTCTACCAGCCGTAATATCTGTATACATTGATGAAACATGTTTACCAAATGGTAAACCTAGTAAAGTACCTGATAAACTATCAACCATCATCATTAAACCATAGCCTTTTGGACCAGCAATTGGTAATAATGCGTTCACTTCATGTGGATTTGTTGTTGGTTTTCCATCGCCATCCACTGCCCAAGTTTCTGGAATATCAACGTTTTTTGAACGAGCATCTAAAATCTTGCCCCATGCTTGAACCGTTGTTGCCATATCAAAAACAATTGGATCATGCCCTTTTCTTGGTGCCGCAAAAGCAATCGGATTCGTACCGAAATACGGTTCTGCTCCACCAAATGGAACGACCATTGGATCCGATTGACAAACAGATAAAGCAATCATATCTTGTTCAGCTGCTTGTTTAACAAAGTAAGCTAAAGCACCACTATGCCCCATTTGATGAACCCCAACTACACCAATTCCAGTTTCTTTTGCTAAACGAATAGCTTCTTTCAAAGCTTCTTTTGCCGCATAATGTCCAACGCCGTTATCTGCCTCAAACACTCCAGTACTAGGTCCCGTTTGTTTAAAAGCAAATTCTGGTGTTAAATTACTCCCGCCTTTGGCAATTCGTTCTGCATAATAATCTACCCGAACTGCTCCATGAGAATGAATCCCACGTGCGTCCGCAAATGCCAATGTTTCGGCAACGGTATGTGCATGTAAACTTGAAAGTCCTGCTTTTTCAAGTTTTGTTTGAATTAATTGGTGAAGTTCCGGTTCAGTTACCCGAACCATTTCTAGTTCTGTCATGATAAAAACTCACTTTCTATTAAATAAATTTTATAGTTGTGCATCTCGATTGCAATCTTTAGAATACAAATAACTAAAGCTTTCTTCACGTCCAACTGCATACGTTGCTTGAGGAACATAGGCTCCCATAAATAAATAATCTCCTTTTTTAATTGGTAACCATTCATTATCTAACACGTACACTCCGGCACCAGATAACATATACGCTCCATGCTCTTGTACATGCGTTTCGATATAACCATGACTTGCTCCAGGTTTAAAAGATAGAATATGGAAATTCATATCAAAGCCTAAATCTTTTGGTAATAAATCAGTTAAAAGAACATCGGACATACCTTCATAATGTTCCGCTTCAATATCATTGGTATTGCCACTAACTACATGCGCTTCATACCCCTTAACTACTTCATAGCGTTTTTTATATAAGAAAATCTCACTATTT
This window encodes:
- the allD gene encoding ureidoglycolate dehydrogenase codes for the protein MKVTKEKLHQLMQDKIEAAGLPKDQAGIVSDVLTFADARGIHSHGAVRVEYYSERIAKGGITNNPDFSFRKTAPSCGIFEADNGAGHVAAKLAMDEAITMAKETGLAVVGVRNMSHSGALAYFVEMAAKEDLIGISVCQSDPMVVPFGGSEAYFGTNPIAFAAPSQDERMITFDMATTVQAWGKILHARSRNEAIPDNWAVDAEGNSTTDSTKVNALLPIAGPKGYGLMMMVDVLSGILLGLPFGKHVSSMYHDLSAGRELGQLHIVINPANFTDLDLFKANISQMLDELKEIKPSEGFTEVNYPGERGRQREENYEKNGIEIVDDIYDYLTGDAIHFDRYDHKNKFAE
- the fdrA gene encoding acyl-CoA synthetase FdrA, with amino-acid sequence MLHTIIKENAYQDSVVLMLLTNKISTMDGIERVSIMMGTPANKDIMGGSGLRTPELEDASANDLAIVLDTEDASIIDAVLAEVDEFLLSQATSSNETADEAARTWDKAIKMGADANMALLSIPGTYAALEAEKALDEELNVFIFSDNMSIEDELHLKQKAHEKGLLVMGPDCGTGIINGVPMAFTNIVRPGKIGIVGASGTGIQEVSTIIDKLGAGVTNAIGTGGRDLSEKIGGITMLDSIAALEKDPQTDIIVVISKPPAKAVRDKVVALLRKVSKPVVAIFLGEKPTHHEENLYFAYTLEETAKIAVDLLNGKAIAALDETVSVPKVTLQPSQKHLKGYYSGGTLASEAGMLIADALHLKAGLIKQDGFVLKTEGNEVIDLGDDMYTQGKPHPMIDPEKRIEMIKQAADDAETAIILVDVVLGYGAHMDMASELAPAIKEVKAKAKAAGRELVVLGTVVGTTSDPQNLVRQQEILTEAGVIVCESNNKAVRTGLAMLGHYVNDPDKTITAPDSTVEIAIPEVSDKVLALLTTQPSVINIGLKSFSEAIRETGGKAVQFDWRPAAGGDVTLQKVLYFLNNYKKA
- the allE gene encoding (S)-ureidoglycine aminohydrolase, which codes for MGYKNNNTGYSNDLLASRSIIRRGNFALIPPDGLVKNTVPGFENCELSILSSPKLGASFVDYIITMLPDGKNTMGYGEAGVETFVYILDGKVKVSDGESEYIHTSGGYVYLPAGKKMYLENQNDGKNSEIFLYKKRYEVVKGYEAHVVSGNTNDIEAEHYEGMSDVLLTDLLPKDLGFDMNFHILSFKPGASHGYIETHVQEHGAYMLSGAGVYVLDNEWLPIKKGDYLFMGAYVPQATYAVGREESFSYLYSKDCNRDAQL
- the allD gene encoding ureidoglycolate dehydrogenase — protein: MTELEMVRVTEPELHQLIQTKLEKAGLSSLHAHTVAETLAFADARGIHSHGAVRVDYYAERIAKGGSNLTPEFAFKQTGPSTGVFEADNGVGHYAAKEALKEAIRLAKETGIGVVGVHQMGHSGALAYFVKQAAEQDMIALSVCQSDPMVVPFGGAEPYFGTNPIAFAAPRKGHDPIVFDMATTVQAWGKILDARSKNVDIPETWAVDGDGKPTTNPHEVNALLPIAGPKGYGLMMMVDSLSGTLLGLPFGKHVSSMYTDITAGRNLGQLHIIINPSFFTDLDKFKTDVNQMVEELHETKPAAGFDQVLYPGELSEIVAEKYKKEGIPIVKEIYDYLTSETIHFDRYDKASAFGEKELAK
- a CDS encoding DUF1116 domain-containing protein, with amino-acid sequence MTYQTIDEANKAVAAKIVASSPFLLDVVPAKQVIPVLEGKVLLHAGPPIKWENMPDPMKGSCIGAVLFEEWAADEASARALLEDGKVEFMPCHHFDAVGPMGGITSGNMPVFIVENKTDQNFAYCTMNEGIGAVLRFGAYSEEVVERLRWMRDVLGPTLSQALQTLENGVNLNVLIAKAIAMGDEFHQRNIAASLAFLKEMAPIIVGLDMDDNNRQAVIKFLADTDQFFLNIMMAAAKAVMDGARMIEEGTIVTAMCRNGENFGIRISGMGDEWFTGPVNTPQGLYFTGFTGEDASPDMGDSAITETFGVGGMAMIAAPAVTRFIGTGGFHDALSISNEMLEIVIDQNPNFTVPTWDFQGICLGIDARKVVETGITPVINTGIANKKAGAGQIGAGTVHPPIECFEKAIVAYAKKLGMTV